One stretch of Shewanella sp. Arc9-LZ DNA includes these proteins:
- a CDS encoding ammonium transporter, producing MNNISDAIGVIAQSADTLFILLGAIMVLAMHAGFAFLEMGTVRHKNQVNALVKILTDFAFSAIAYFVIGYQIAYGNHFFVSAESLTTDNGYQLVKFFFLLTFAAAIPAIVSGGIAERGSFRPFLLASALIVAFVYPLFEGIMWNGNYGFQAWLESQFGAQFHDFAGSVVVHAMGGWLALVAIYLLGARRGRKPGIAFAPSNIPFLALGSWVLIVGWFGFNVMSAQTLDGISGLVAVNSLMAMVGGTVVALVVGKNDPGFIHNGPLAGLVAVCAGSDLMHPVGAFVVGGVAGGLFVLVYTKLQRSNRIDDVLGVWPLHGLCGVWGGIAAGIFGQQAFGGLGGVSFMSQLIGSIAGVVVAIVGGMIVYGVVNKLSSLRLSQEDEFIGADLAIHKIGSTNSDK from the coding sequence ATGAATAATATTAGTGATGCTATTGGCGTCATTGCACAAAGTGCAGACACCTTGTTTATCTTACTTGGTGCAATTATGGTGTTAGCCATGCACGCAGGCTTTGCATTTTTAGAAATGGGCACAGTGAGACATAAAAACCAAGTCAATGCCTTGGTGAAAATTCTAACTGACTTTGCTTTTTCCGCTATTGCCTACTTTGTCATTGGTTATCAAATTGCTTACGGCAATCACTTTTTTGTCAGCGCAGAAAGCTTAACCACTGATAATGGTTACCAACTGGTTAAATTTTTCTTCTTACTCACATTTGCAGCAGCCATTCCCGCGATTGTATCTGGCGGTATTGCTGAACGCGGCAGTTTTAGGCCTTTTTTACTGGCTTCAGCTTTGATTGTTGCCTTCGTATACCCGTTATTTGAAGGGATTATGTGGAACGGTAATTATGGCTTCCAAGCTTGGTTAGAAAGCCAATTCGGCGCCCAATTCCATGACTTTGCAGGTTCCGTTGTGGTACATGCCATGGGCGGTTGGTTAGCCTTAGTCGCCATCTATTTATTAGGTGCCCGACGCGGCCGCAAACCCGGTATCGCTTTTGCACCATCAAATATTCCCTTCTTAGCGCTAGGCTCTTGGGTGCTGATTGTCGGTTGGTTTGGCTTTAACGTTATGTCAGCGCAAACCCTCGATGGAATTAGTGGCTTAGTAGCGGTAAACAGTTTAATGGCTATGGTTGGCGGTACGGTTGTGGCACTTGTGGTGGGTAAGAATGACCCTGGTTTTATTCATAACGGACCACTAGCAGGCTTAGTGGCTGTGTGTGCCGGTTCTGACTTAATGCATCCTGTTGGCGCATTTGTGGTTGGCGGTGTCGCTGGCGGCTTGTTTGTTCTCGTATACACCAAATTACAACGCAGCAACAGAATAGACGACGTTCTAGGTGTATGGCCACTACACGGTTTATGCGGTGTGTGGGGCGGTATTGCAGCGGGTATTTTTGGCCAGCAAGCTTTCGGAGGCCTTGGCGGAGTCAGCTTTATGTCACAACTTATCGGTAGTATTGCTGGCGTTGTGGTGGCAATTGTTGGCGGTATGATTGTGTATGGCGTAGTTAACAAGCTATCGAGTTTACGCTTAAGCCAAGAAGATGAATTTATTGGGGCGGATTTAGCGATTCACAAAATTGGTTCAACCAATTCAGATAAGTGA
- a CDS encoding OsmC domain/YcaO domain-containing protein, translating into MEIKVNFLDNLRLEAKFDDFTVTADQPIRYKGDGSAPSPFDYFLASSALCAAYFIKVYCKARDISTENIKLSQNNIVDPEDRYNQIFQIQVELPDDISDKDRQGILRSIDRCTVKKVVQTGPEFKIETVENLDADANAMLMGQTEADASTFILGKDLPLEQTIKNMTGLLADLGMKIEISSWRNIVPNVWSLHIRDAASPMCFTNGKGATKESALCSALGEFIERLNNNFFYNDQFFGTEIANSEFVHYPNEKWFALEDDDALPTGILDEYCLDIYNPDEELCGSHLIDTNSGNKDRGICAIPYTRQSDGETVYFPSNLIENLFLSNGMSAGNNLQEAHVQCLSEIFERAVKRQIIEQEIVLPDVPMAVLEKFPSILAGIKGLEEQGFPIVVKDASLGGQFPVMCVTLMNPRTGGVFASFGAHPSFEVALERSLTELLQGRSFEGLNDVPKPTFNSMAVTEPENFVEHFIDSTGVISWRFFSSKFDYEFCEWDFSGTSEEEASGLFGILEAMGKEVYIAEFTDLGASACRILVPEYSEVYPVDDLIWDNTNKSLNYREDILNLHSLSTKALGKLVNRLEESQLDNHTDIRTLIGIVFDENTVWGQLTIIELKILIYLALGSHEDAIELVGEFLQFNDNTVQRSLFYQAVNAVLEVTLDEDLELEHFIGNFNRMFGKEVMDNVVGSVNGTVRFYGLSKTSMNLEGIEPHLRLIESYKKLHQARKANLSI; encoded by the coding sequence ATGGAAATCAAAGTAAATTTTCTCGATAATTTGAGACTCGAAGCTAAGTTTGACGACTTTACCGTCACCGCCGATCAGCCGATCCGTTACAAAGGTGATGGTTCTGCTCCTAGTCCTTTTGATTATTTCTTAGCATCTTCAGCACTTTGCGCCGCTTACTTCATTAAGGTGTATTGTAAAGCTCGTGATATTTCGACTGAAAATATCAAATTGTCGCAAAACAATATCGTTGACCCGGAAGATCGTTATAACCAAATTTTCCAAATTCAAGTTGAGTTACCGGATGATATTTCGGATAAAGATCGTCAAGGTATTTTACGTTCAATCGATCGTTGTACCGTTAAAAAAGTGGTTCAGACTGGGCCAGAGTTTAAAATCGAAACCGTTGAAAACTTAGACGCCGACGCCAATGCGATGCTGATGGGCCAAACTGAAGCCGATGCGAGTACTTTTATCTTAGGTAAAGACTTACCGCTTGAGCAGACTATTAAAAACATGACGGGGTTGTTAGCCGACCTTGGGATGAAGATTGAGATTTCGTCATGGCGTAACATTGTGCCTAATGTGTGGTCTTTACATATTCGTGATGCAGCATCACCTATGTGTTTCACCAACGGAAAAGGTGCCACTAAAGAGAGCGCGTTATGTTCTGCTTTAGGCGAGTTTATAGAGCGTCTTAATAATAACTTTTTTTATAACGATCAATTCTTTGGTACTGAAATCGCCAATAGCGAATTTGTGCATTACCCAAATGAGAAATGGTTTGCACTAGAAGACGATGATGCTCTGCCTACTGGCATTTTAGATGAGTACTGTTTAGACATTTATAACCCCGATGAAGAGTTATGTGGCTCACATTTAATTGATACTAACTCAGGCAATAAAGATCGTGGCATTTGTGCTATTCCATACACGCGTCAGTCAGATGGGGAAACGGTCTATTTCCCGTCTAACCTTATTGAAAACTTATTTTTAAGCAATGGCATGAGTGCGGGTAATAACCTGCAAGAAGCCCATGTGCAGTGTTTATCTGAAATTTTTGAACGTGCAGTTAAACGTCAAATTATCGAACAAGAAATTGTACTACCCGATGTGCCAATGGCAGTACTAGAGAAATTCCCAAGTATTTTAGCGGGCATTAAAGGGCTTGAAGAGCAAGGCTTCCCTATTGTTGTGAAAGACGCTTCTTTAGGCGGTCAATTTCCTGTTATGTGCGTGACCTTAATGAACCCACGTACTGGTGGTGTATTTGCCTCGTTTGGTGCACACCCTAGCTTTGAAGTGGCATTAGAGCGCAGCTTAACCGAGTTATTACAAGGTCGCAGCTTTGAAGGCTTAAACGATGTGCCAAAGCCTACTTTTAATAGCATGGCAGTGACTGAGCCAGAAAACTTTGTTGAACACTTTATTGATTCAACAGGGGTTATCTCTTGGCGTTTCTTTAGCAGTAAGTTTGATTACGAATTCTGTGAATGGGACTTTAGCGGTACTAGTGAAGAAGAAGCCAGCGGTTTATTCGGTATTTTAGAGGCCATGGGCAAAGAAGTGTATATTGCCGAGTTTACAGATTTAGGCGCATCTGCGTGTCGTATTTTAGTGCCGGAATATTCAGAAGTGTATCCAGTAGATGACTTGATTTGGGACAACACCAATAAGTCTTTAAACTACCGTGAAGATATCTTAAATCTGCATTCATTAAGCACTAAAGCGTTAGGTAAGTTAGTTAATCGCTTAGAAGAAAGCCAGCTAGATAACCATACCGATATTCGTACCTTAATTGGTATTGTGTTTGATGAAAATACGGTTTGGGGCCAGTTAACCATTATCGAACTGAAGATTTTGATTTATCTTGCATTAGGCTCGCACGAAGATGCGATTGAATTGGTAGGTGAGTTCTTACAGTTTAACGACAATACCGTCCAACGAAGTCTGTTTTATCAAGCTGTGAATGCAGTATTGGAAGTGACCTTAGATGAAGACTTAGAACTTGAGCACTTTATCGGTAACTTTAACCGCATGTTCGGTAAAGAAGTGATGGACAATGTCGTCGGTTCGGTTAATGGCACAGTACGCTTTTATGGCCTGAGCAAAACCAGCATGAATCTCGAAGGCATTGAACCGCATTTACGTTTGATCGAAAGCTACAAAAAACTGCATCAAGCGCGTAAAGCAAACCTTAGTATCTAG
- a CDS encoding CotH kinase family protein, which translates to MFSLNNLHLKKRLINQPMTLLLIMTLSCAFILTGCGSDSDSNSEIAETVISADTDTSTDTETEVTDADFEASDWTDETHSKNVDPNFDEVFSDTEVKRLDIVVTQARWQSMLDDMTTLYGEFGRSSSNSLSDTDEDPIFVPAEVFYNGTQWYRVGIRFKGNSSLQTSWQQGILKLALKLDFDEYEDDYPQIKNQRFYGFKKFSLKNNFDDESMLREKVAADVFKDAGLAVSHTGFYTLYVDHGDGPEYFGLYTLVEEIDDTVIDTQFSSDKGNLYKPEDDGAMFVDGSFNQEDFEKKTNEDDEDWSDIQALFTALHDDTRSTDPETWRANLETVFDVDVFLKYLAVNGIIQNWDTYGLMPHNYYLYNNPDNSKLTWIPWDNNEALQDGKQGGALSLDFSDLNSSSWPLISKLYADDVYRDRYNQFLLEVISDAFETNKMQASYNAYSALVAPYATTEVSGYSFLESSSDFYRAIDELIEHAEDRATAVESYLDKQ; encoded by the coding sequence ATGTTTTCCCTTAATAACTTACACCTCAAAAAGCGGTTAATTAACCAGCCAATGACACTATTACTTATCATGACACTCAGTTGTGCTTTTATACTCACAGGTTGTGGTAGCGACAGTGATAGCAACAGCGAAATAGCCGAAACGGTCATTAGCGCTGATACTGACACAAGCACTGATACTGAAACAGAGGTCACTGACGCAGATTTTGAAGCGAGCGATTGGACAGACGAAACCCACAGCAAAAATGTCGACCCTAACTTTGATGAAGTGTTTAGTGATACCGAAGTTAAACGGCTTGATATCGTTGTCACACAAGCGCGCTGGCAAAGCATGTTAGATGACATGACGACACTCTATGGTGAATTTGGTAGAAGCTCATCAAATAGCTTAAGTGATACCGATGAAGATCCTATTTTTGTTCCAGCTGAAGTATTTTATAACGGCACGCAATGGTATCGCGTCGGCATCCGCTTTAAAGGTAATTCATCACTGCAAACTAGCTGGCAACAAGGCATTCTTAAACTGGCACTTAAACTTGATTTCGACGAGTATGAAGACGATTACCCGCAAATTAAAAACCAACGTTTTTATGGCTTTAAAAAGTTTAGTTTAAAAAATAACTTTGATGATGAGTCAATGTTACGTGAAAAAGTCGCAGCGGATGTGTTTAAAGACGCTGGGCTTGCTGTATCTCACACAGGGTTTTACACCTTATACGTTGACCATGGAGACGGCCCAGAATATTTTGGTTTATATACTCTTGTAGAAGAAATTGATGACACTGTAATCGACACGCAATTTTCTAGCGACAAAGGTAACTTGTACAAACCCGAAGATGATGGCGCAATGTTTGTTGATGGGTCATTTAATCAAGAAGACTTTGAGAAAAAAACTAACGAAGACGACGAAGATTGGTCTGACATACAAGCCCTGTTTACCGCCCTACACGACGACACTCGCAGCACAGATCCTGAAACATGGCGAGCCAATCTAGAAACGGTATTTGATGTTGATGTATTTTTAAAATACTTAGCCGTTAATGGCATCATTCAAAACTGGGACACTTACGGCTTAATGCCACACAACTACTATTTATATAACAATCCAGACAATTCAAAACTGACCTGGATACCTTGGGACAACAACGAAGCATTGCAAGACGGGAAACAAGGTGGCGCATTGTCGTTAGACTTCTCAGACCTCAACTCAAGCAGCTGGCCACTCATATCAAAACTGTACGCAGATGATGTATACCGTGACCGCTACAACCAGTTTTTACTTGAGGTTATCAGCGATGCATTCGAAACCAATAAAATGCAAGCAAGCTACAATGCTTACTCTGCACTTGTTGCCCCTTATGCGACCACTGAAGTCTCTGGGTATAGCTTTTTAGAAAGTAGCAGCGATTTTTACCGTGCTATCGATGAGCTAATAGAGCATGCAGAAGATAGAGCCACTGCTGTAGAAAGCTATTTAGACAAACAGTAA